One window of Methanocalculus alkaliphilus genomic DNA carries:
- a CDS encoding PAS domain S-box protein, with protein sequence MTGEDNYPDSAQDLRRKAEEIADERERTLTEKKTHLTPAETRWTLHELLVQQIELEMQNEVLLRIQKELEVSRARYFELYDMAPVGYITVTKNGQIQEANVTAATMLGLRQEALFNQNLAGFILEEDREIYQQYRHDFFMTTRPNGRDLRMIRMDGTIFWVHLQAASAEDELGETVCRIVISDITDRVRAEEALRESEASLASIFRVAPIGIGLVQNHIILKANDYLCRMTGYTREEMVGKDSRFLYPSDEEYKNVHQNKYAQIERKGFGSIETRWQRKDGEIRDIHLSSTYLNPEERPAGVTFTAIDITKRRRAENELKKSEKKFRTLFETMTTGVFYQRSDGMLVDVNPAALRMFGLTRDQFMGRTATDPRWKIISENGETLPPEKFPSMISITTGQRVMNMIVGVLNPEVHDITWMSVDATPQFRNGDVRPFQVFVTMSEITEQKRATEALNNANKKLQILSGITRHDILNHIMILQAYLDLVRAESTSPEQARYLEEVEKASNAIQQQIEFTRLYEELGVKKPAWIPINRLIWSIDDGRMPILHDACHYQILADPMLEKVFANLLENTIWHGEGATHVEIHCMERDGSLWITWQDDGPGVPDEQKERIFERGVGRRTGFGLFLTREILAITDITIEETGVYGEGARFSITVPKGGWQAIDDRGESCAE encoded by the coding sequence ATGACAGGTGAGGATAACTATCCTGATTCAGCCCAGGATTTACGACGGAAAGCAGAGGAGATTGCAGATGAGAGGGAAAGAACCCTCACTGAGAAGAAGACCCATCTGACACCCGCCGAAACGCGATGGACCCTTCACGAACTCCTTGTGCAGCAGATCGAGCTTGAGATGCAGAACGAGGTTCTCCTCCGTATTCAGAAGGAACTGGAGGTTTCAAGAGCGCGCTACTTCGAGCTCTACGATATGGCACCAGTGGGCTATATCACCGTCACCAAAAACGGGCAGATCCAGGAAGCGAATGTAACTGCAGCCACCATGCTTGGGCTGAGGCAGGAGGCCCTCTTCAATCAAAATCTCGCCGGTTTTATCCTTGAAGAGGATCGGGAGATTTACCAGCAGTACCGCCATGATTTTTTTATGACCACCCGGCCAAACGGGCGGGATCTCCGGATGATCCGGATGGACGGAACCATATTCTGGGTGCATCTGCAGGCAGCCTCAGCAGAGGATGAGCTTGGGGAAACGGTCTGCAGGATCGTAATCAGTGATATAACCGATAGAGTACGGGCTGAAGAGGCACTCAGGGAGAGCGAAGCATCACTCGCCAGTATCTTTCGTGTCGCACCGATTGGAATCGGACTTGTACAGAATCATATCATTCTCAAAGCCAATGACTACCTCTGCAGGATGACCGGCTATACCCGGGAGGAGATGGTCGGAAAGGACTCACGATTCCTCTATCCATCGGATGAGGAGTATAAGAATGTCCATCAGAATAAATACGCTCAGATAGAAAGAAAGGGCTTTGGATCTATTGAGACCCGGTGGCAGCGAAAAGATGGAGAGATTCGGGATATCCACCTCAGCTCAACCTATCTCAATCCAGAGGAGAGACCGGCGGGAGTGACATTTACTGCCATTGATATTACGAAACGGAGGCGGGCTGAAAATGAGTTGAAAAAGAGCGAGAAGAAGTTTCGTACACTCTTTGAAACGATGACAACCGGAGTCTTCTATCAGCGTTCTGATGGCATGCTGGTCGATGTAAATCCGGCAGCACTCAGGATGTTTGGACTGACCCGGGACCAGTTTATGGGGAGAACAGCCACGGATCCCCGCTGGAAGATCATATCTGAGAATGGAGAGACACTCCCTCCGGAAAAGTTCCCGTCGATGATCTCCATTACAACAGGTCAAAGGGTAATGAATATGATTGTCGGTGTCTTGAATCCAGAGGTCCATGATATAACATGGATGAGCGTGGATGCAACCCCCCAGTTCAGGAATGGAGATGTACGACCGTTTCAGGTCTTTGTCACCATGTCCGAGATTACCGAACAGAAACGTGCAACCGAGGCCCTCAATAATGCAAATAAGAAACTTCAGATTCTCTCAGGCATCACCCGGCATGATATTCTCAATCATATCATGATACTCCAGGCATATCTCGATCTCGTCCGGGCAGAAAGCACCAGCCCGGAGCAGGCCAGATATCTTGAAGAAGTTGAGAAGGCATCAAATGCCATACAGCAACAGATCGAATTTACCAGGCTGTATGAGGAGTTGGGGGTAAAGAAACCTGCCTGGATCCCTATTAACAGGTTAATCTGGTCGATCGATGATGGGAGAATGCCAATTCTTCATGACGCCTGCCATTACCAGATCCTTGCTGATCCGATGCTTGAGAAGGTCTTTGCAAATCTCCTGGAAAATACCATCTGGCATGGCGAGGGTGCAACCCATGTGGAGATTCATTGCATGGAACGTGATGGGAGCCTCTGGATCACCTGGCAGGATGATGGCCCGGGTGTTCCTGACGAGCAGAAAGAACGGATCTTTGAGCGGGGTGTCGGAAGGCGCACCGGTTTTGGACTCTTCCTCACACGCGAGATCCTCGCAATCACCGATATCACTATTGAAGAGACGGGGGTCTACGGGGAGGGGGCCCGATTTTCTATCACAGTGCCGAAGGGAGGATGGCAGGCCATCGATGATAGAGGAGAGTCCTGCGCAGAATAG
- a CDS encoding HD domain-containing protein, with translation MDSRVVAMQEYVRGAFADSGAHGFDHTLRVMMLCRVLGTREGADMQILIPAALFHDIARPIEEETGIPHEIKGAELAEAYLLSIDYPGDLTPGILHAILAHRYRSSKVIPETLEAKILSDADKLDAMGAVGIARTFMQAGEEGGGIPDAVEHINEKLLNLKDRMHTESARKIATERHSFLLSFLERLEIERGADSYKGC, from the coding sequence ATGGATAGCAGAGTGGTAGCGATGCAGGAGTACGTCAGGGGAGCCTTTGCAGATTCAGGAGCGCATGGATTTGATCATACGCTGCGTGTCATGATGCTCTGCAGGGTTCTTGGAACCCGGGAAGGGGCAGATATGCAGATACTGATACCAGCGGCCCTCTTTCATGATATAGCACGTCCGATTGAGGAGGAAACCGGGATACCGCATGAGATAAAGGGAGCAGAGCTTGCCGAAGCCTACCTCCTATCGATCGATTATCCCGGTGATCTAACACCTGGTATCCTCCATGCCATCCTTGCTCACAGGTACCGATCATCGAAAGTGATACCTGAGACGCTTGAAGCGAAAATCCTCTCCGATGCCGATAAACTGGATGCGATGGGTGCGGTTGGGATTGCCCGGACCTTTATGCAGGCAGGTGAGGAGGGAGGGGGGATCCCCGATGCGGTGGAGCACATCAATGAGAAACTGCTTAATCTGAAGGATCGGATGCACACAGAGTCTGCACGAAAGATTGCCACAGAGAGGCACTCGTTTCTTCTGAGTTTTCTTGAGAGACTGGAGATTGAGAGGGGAGCAGACTCGTACAAGGGGTGCTGA
- a CDS encoding DNA polymerase ligase N-terminal domain-containing protein — protein MTGRPRFVIQKHDATTLHYDLRLEVGGVLKSWVLPKGPSVNPKTKRLAMPTEDHPLEYADFEGVIPEGEYGAGIVMVWDTGTYENIRAEKDGTDMATSITEGKVEVRIDGEKMKGGWVFIRTGAGDKARWLVIKMDDEYADRATELVDAAPDSVLTRRSIEEIAQAE, from the coding sequence ATGACCGGGAGACCACGATTTGTTATTCAGAAGCACGATGCAACAACGCTCCACTATGATCTCCGCCTTGAGGTCGGGGGAGTCCTCAAATCCTGGGTGCTTCCAAAGGGGCCATCTGTTAATCCAAAGACGAAGCGCCTTGCGATGCCGACCGAGGATCATCCGCTCGAATATGCGGATTTTGAAGGGGTGATCCCGGAAGGAGAGTATGGTGCCGGGATCGTCATGGTATGGGATACCGGGACGTATGAGAATATACGGGCAGAAAAGGACGGTACGGATATGGCGACCTCCATCACTGAAGGGAAGGTCGAGGTCAGAATTGATGGAGAGAAGATGAAAGGGGGCTGGGTATTTATCAGGACAGGCGCGGGAGATAAAGCCCGCTGGCTCGTTATCAAGATGGATGATGAGTATGCAGATCGAGCCACGGAGCTGGTCGATGCGGCACCAGACTCTGTACTTACCAGACGAAGTATCGAAGAGATTGCCCAGGCTGAATGA
- a CDS encoding mechanosensitive ion channel family protein, whose protein sequence is MEIPDSFSNTTIPLVGITFDTILFAVIIAVLGFVVVKILGLIFRRSLVRASRLPELVVEFLISFFSILLYVLLLLLILAILGADISSLVLGLSAVIGLILGFGLQSTISNLAAGVWIAALRPIDKSEFVEVNGITGTVVTVGIMATELLKPDNTYVTIPNSLVWGSPVINSTRMETRRADVTVGVAYASDLDRAIRVATSLMESHDMVLPTPPPSVVVTELADSSINLSMRAWTATPDLWAVKFDLTKKIVTAFREAGIEIPFPQMDVHLDSPE, encoded by the coding sequence ATGGAGATTCCGGATAGCTTTTCCAATACGACAATCCCTCTTGTCGGGATTACATTTGATACGATACTCTTCGCGGTAATTATTGCTGTTCTGGGTTTTGTCGTGGTAAAAATCCTTGGTCTGATATTCAGGCGCTCCCTCGTGAGAGCCTCGCGCCTCCCCGAACTTGTCGTCGAGTTTCTCATCAGTTTCTTCTCGATTCTGCTGTATGTCCTCCTTCTTCTTCTTATTCTTGCAATACTCGGCGCTGACATATCTTCTCTTGTGCTTGGACTCTCTGCTGTAATTGGCCTCATCCTCGGCTTTGGTCTTCAGAGTACCATCTCAAACCTTGCCGCTGGCGTATGGATTGCTGCCCTCCGCCCAATTGATAAGAGTGAGTTTGTGGAGGTCAATGGCATCACCGGTACCGTTGTGACTGTTGGTATCATGGCAACTGAGCTGTTAAAGCCGGATAATACCTATGTTACCATTCCAAACTCACTCGTCTGGGGAAGTCCGGTGATCAACTCGACCAGAATGGAGACACGCCGTGCCGATGTCACGGTTGGAGTTGCATATGCCAGTGACCTCGACCGTGCTATCAGGGTCGCTACCAGTCTTATGGAGAGCCATGACATGGTACTCCCGACCCCTCCTCCATCGGTGGTTGTCACCGAACTTGCTGACTCGTCAATCAACCTCTCAATGCGGGCATGGACAGCAACACCGGATCTATGGGCGGTGAAATTTGATCTGACCAAAAAGATCGTCACAGCGTTCAGGGAAGCCGGCATTGAGATCCCCTTCCCACAGATGGATGTCCACCTGGACTCTCCAGAATAA
- the bcp gene encoding thioredoxin-dependent thiol peroxidase, whose amino-acid sequence MTDLTIGMVAPEFCLPDADEEMACLEEMRGYYVIVYFYPRDNTSACTLEARTFSDEMEAFAALNTPVLGISPDTISSHRKFAEKHSLTVRLLSDPEHQVIERYGVWVSKKMYGKEYMGVERSTFIIDPDGKIAAIWRKVKVKGHIDEVMTRLRDLKGEEK is encoded by the coding sequence ATGACCGATCTGACTATCGGGATGGTCGCTCCTGAGTTCTGTCTCCCTGATGCAGACGAGGAGATGGCATGCCTTGAGGAGATGCGTGGATACTATGTCATTGTCTACTTCTATCCCCGTGACAACACATCAGCCTGTACCCTTGAAGCCCGCACATTCTCAGATGAGATGGAGGCGTTTGCCGCACTCAACACCCCGGTCCTTGGAATCAGTCCGGATACGATATCAAGCCACAGAAAATTCGCCGAGAAGCACAGCCTCACCGTCCGGCTTCTTTCAGATCCCGAGCATCAGGTGATCGAGCGTTACGGTGTCTGGGTCAGCAAGAAGATGTACGGGAAGGAGTATATGGGTGTTGAGCGAAGCACCTTCATCATCGATCCGGACGGGAAGATTGCAGCGATCTGGCGAAAGGTGAAGGTGAAAGGGCATATCGATGAGGTGATGACACGCCTGAGGGATCTGAAGGGGGAGGAGAAGTAA
- the pth2 gene encoding peptidyl-tRNA hydrolase Pth2 codes for MRAPPEFTWKQCLIIRDDVKMSCGKKCAQIAHAAIGAYEKAGAAAKRSWLDEGQKKVTLKLTGERALFELKVIAEANGVPACIIQDAGLTEIPPGTVTALGLGPAKSELLDRITSDLKLL; via the coding sequence ATGAGAGCCCCACCTGAGTTTACCTGGAAACAGTGCCTGATCATTCGGGACGATGTGAAGATGAGTTGCGGAAAGAAGTGCGCACAGATTGCCCATGCCGCCATCGGAGCCTATGAAAAGGCTGGTGCAGCGGCGAAGCGTTCCTGGCTTGATGAAGGGCAGAAGAAGGTGACGCTGAAACTGACCGGGGAGAGGGCACTCTTTGAACTCAAGGTGATTGCGGAAGCAAACGGCGTCCCCGCATGCATCATCCAGGATGCAGGTCTCACCGAGATCCCGCCGGGAACCGTGACCGCCCTTGGCCTCGGCCCTGCAAAGTCTGAACTCCTCGACCGCATCACCTCAGATCTGAAGCTCTTATGA
- the truD gene encoding tRNA pseudouridine(13) synthase TruD, translating to MRPSPYPLERDLEMRYYADDHPGIGGALRTTPEDFIVDEIPIDFTGSGPYLICKVTRRSWEHQHAIHEISKRLGISRKRIGWAGTKDRNAVASHYISLYKIDAEAVDRVSLKDITIEPIGQHQFGLGLGDLKGNRFVITIRDCQEENLGFVPAICQTVQHGIPNFYGLQRFGAQKPVTHTVGLSILKGGYKEAVDLYIGEAFPNESDEVKEARRAFVSTGDAREALHALPVRLGFERAMLDHLSKKQDDYEGALRALPPKLLSMFVSAWQSYLFNAALSERFDRGINLDEPEAGDTLLYTNGRTDRVTGKNLPVARHHLTRGRAVIAAFVPGSSPPESPGPMEECMIRRSAEAGIGPSAFRDAAAFVGCAFDGASRPIAIRTEITSEITGDAVTLRFSLPPGQYATSVCREFMKGDPLTLV from the coding sequence ATGAGACCAAGCCCCTATCCCCTGGAACGGGACCTGGAGATGCGCTACTATGCCGATGATCATCCGGGTATCGGAGGAGCGCTCAGGACTACTCCTGAAGATTTTATCGTCGATGAGATCCCGATTGACTTCACCGGGAGCGGTCCGTACCTCATCTGTAAAGTAACCCGGCGCTCCTGGGAGCACCAGCACGCCATCCACGAGATATCAAAAAGGCTTGGGATCAGCCGAAAGCGGATAGGCTGGGCAGGGACGAAGGACCGCAATGCAGTTGCGAGCCATTATATCTCTCTCTATAAGATCGATGCCGAAGCGGTTGATCGGGTATCCCTCAAAGATATCACCATCGAGCCGATCGGCCAGCACCAGTTCGGGCTCGGGCTGGGCGATCTCAAGGGGAACAGATTTGTCATCACCATTCGCGACTGTCAGGAAGAAAACCTCGGTTTCGTCCCTGCGATCTGCCAGACCGTTCAGCATGGAATTCCAAATTTCTACGGTCTCCAGCGGTTCGGGGCCCAGAAGCCTGTTACTCATACCGTTGGCCTCTCTATCCTGAAGGGCGGCTATAAAGAAGCCGTTGATCTCTATATCGGAGAGGCATTTCCAAACGAGAGTGACGAGGTGAAGGAGGCACGCCGGGCATTCGTGAGTACCGGTGATGCACGCGAAGCCCTCCATGCCCTCCCCGTCAGGCTTGGGTTTGAACGGGCGATGCTCGACCACCTCTCAAAAAAACAGGATGACTATGAGGGCGCACTCAGGGCTCTCCCGCCGAAGCTCCTTTCAATGTTCGTCTCGGCATGGCAGTCGTATCTCTTCAACGCCGCTCTCTCTGAGAGATTTGACCGTGGAATCAATCTCGATGAGCCTGAGGCTGGTGATACACTCCTCTATACAAATGGAAGGACGGATCGGGTCACCGGGAAGAACCTCCCGGTAGCCCGCCATCATCTGACACGGGGCCGTGCCGTCATCGCGGCATTCGTTCCAGGAAGCAGTCCCCCCGAAAGTCCGGGTCCGATGGAAGAGTGCATGATCCGTCGATCAGCAGAGGCGGGGATCGGCCCGTCAGCCTTCAGGGATGCCGCGGCGTTTGTCGGATGCGCCTTTGATGGCGCGTCACGCCCGATTGCAATCAGGACAGAGATTACGTCCGAGATAACGGGTGATGCCGTCACACTCCGTTTCTCCCTCCCTCCGGGTCAGTATGCGACCTCCGTCTGCAGGGAGTTTATGAAGGGGGATCCTCTCACCCTTGTCTGA
- the sppA gene encoding signal peptide peptidase SppA, which translates to MNFIEQEIAKTKRRRTLKKGAVILLLVILGGLAVVGILSLTGQYAVPSDVAVIRIEGTVVSGPGQSGGYTGSEHIGSQIRRAADDPLTRAIVLRIDSGGGTPAASQEIVRDIIYARQKKPVVVSMGDIATSGAYYIAAYADRIYSSPDTVTGGIGVIWLFYDISRQLDEEGIEIDAIKSGDKKDMTSPYRTLSPDEEEYAQEYVDAAFNRFYQDISSQRNISRESIQDGRMIRGEDAINLGLVDEFGNLHDAIAGARIMARSR; encoded by the coding sequence ATGAATTTTATCGAGCAGGAGATAGCTAAGACAAAGAGGCGAAGAACTCTTAAAAAAGGGGCAGTCATACTTCTGCTCGTCATTCTTGGAGGGCTGGCGGTTGTTGGAATCCTCAGCCTGACCGGTCAGTATGCCGTACCTTCTGATGTCGCAGTCATCCGGATTGAGGGGACGGTCGTCTCAGGGCCGGGGCAGTCCGGGGGATATACAGGGAGCGAGCATATCGGCTCCCAGATTCGGCGCGCAGCAGACGACCCGCTGACACGGGCGATCGTCCTCAGGATCGATTCAGGAGGAGGCACACCAGCAGCCTCCCAGGAGATTGTCCGCGACATCATCTATGCCAGGCAGAAGAAACCCGTCGTCGTCTCAATGGGAGATATTGCGACGTCGGGTGCATATTACATCGCGGCATATGCTGACCGCATCTACTCAAGCCCGGACACGGTCACCGGAGGGATCGGTGTCATCTGGCTCTTCTATGACATCAGCAGGCAGCTTGATGAGGAGGGAATTGAGATTGACGCGATTAAATCGGGGGATAAGAAGGATATGACCTCCCCGTACCGAACACTTTCGCCCGATGAGGAAGAGTACGCACAGGAGTATGTCGATGCGGCCTTCAACCGTTTTTATCAAGATATCAGCAGCCAGCGAAATATCAGCCGTGAATCCATTCAGGATGGACGGATGATCCGTGGGGAGGATGCGATCAATCTCGGGCTTGTTGATGAGTTTGGGAATCTCCACGATGCCATCGCAGGTGCGCGGATTATGGCGCGCAGCCGCTGA
- a CDS encoding RibD family protein — MTQQKNRPHVLMMSEITADGKLTLKKGASSKILMKHMAHETEILLHTTRAACDAIMVGSETIRIDNSFLTVRMVPGKSPLRVIPNRKGDLPLSSNIFKHDAETVIAVSETAPAERIEAIRAAGAEVIICGSDHVDLPHLLSVLYERFGVRKMMVEGGPTLNWHMLHHRLVDEIRLIHLPFIVGGDDTPSLVGGMHSESEDDMIRLELRSNYLCGTNLVTEYEVLYPDEA, encoded by the coding sequence ATGACGCAACAGAAGAACAGACCCCATGTACTCATGATGTCCGAGATCACTGCCGATGGCAAACTGACCCTGAAGAAGGGGGCGTCGAGTAAGATCCTGATGAAGCATATGGCACACGAGACTGAGATTCTCCTCCATACAACCAGGGCAGCATGCGACGCCATCATGGTCGGATCAGAGACGATCAGAATAGACAACTCCTTCCTGACGGTCAGGATGGTTCCCGGGAAGAGCCCTCTCCGGGTCATCCCAAACAGGAAAGGTGATCTACCGCTATCATCCAATATCTTCAAGCATGATGCAGAGACGGTCATCGCAGTCTCTGAGACCGCCCCGGCAGAGCGGATCGAGGCGATCCGGGCGGCCGGCGCGGAGGTGATCATCTGCGGATCCGATCATGTCGATCTCCCGCATCTTCTCTCCGTCCTGTATGAGCGGTTTGGGGTCAGGAAGATGATGGTCGAAGGGGGGCCGACATTGAACTGGCATATGCTCCATCACCGTCTCGTCGATGAGATACGACTCATCCACCTCCCCTTCATCGTCGGTGGTGATGATACACCCTCACTTGTCGGAGGGATGCATAGTGAGAGCGAGGATGATATGATCCGGCTTGAGCTGAGATCAAACTACCTTTGTGGAACAAATCTCGTAACAGAATACGAGGTTCTCTATCCGGATGAAGCATGA
- a CDS encoding CDP-alcohol phosphatidyltransferase family protein, which produces MNITGLRPYCMRYLEPLADIFVRLGISPNKITVLSLLFGIGCAVSFAYQAFLIGALLLFISAILDLIDGSVARKTDHHSSFGAVFDWIVDKYVDTLAILGVGLSGIAIISRFSDLPPIADFGLVAFAIIGSMMNTFIKPVVYAEAGFSERVCGKIDDPLEGVGFFGRPETILVLILGGVTGYIWVSVIIIAICTNLSAIQRIIYLSGRLA; this is translated from the coding sequence ATGAATATTACCGGACTTCGGCCCTATTGTATGAGGTACCTTGAACCTCTGGCAGATATTTTTGTCCGCCTGGGCATATCTCCAAACAAGATCACCGTCCTCTCCCTTCTCTTTGGTATTGGATGCGCCGTTTCATTTGCATATCAGGCGTTCCTCATCGGTGCGCTCCTCCTCTTCATCTCCGCGATCCTTGATCTCATCGATGGGAGCGTTGCACGCAAGACCGACCACCACAGCAGCTTCGGTGCGGTCTTCGACTGGATCGTCGACAAGTATGTGGATACTCTTGCTATCCTTGGTGTCGGACTCTCAGGGATAGCCATCATATCACGGTTCTCTGATCTCCCCCCGATTGCCGACTTCGGCCTTGTCGCATTTGCCATCATCGGATCGATGATGAATACCTTCATAAAACCGGTTGTTTACGCAGAGGCCGGTTTTTCAGAGCGGGTTTGTGGGAAGATTGACGATCCCCTTGAAGGGGTCGGCTTCTTCGGCAGACCGGAGACGATCCTTGTGCTGATCCTCGGCGGGGTGACCGGATATATCTGGGTCTCGGTCATTATCATTGCAATCTGCACAAATCTCTCTGCCATCCAGCGGATCATCTATCTCTCAGGAAGACTTGCCTGA
- the artA gene encoding archaeosortase A: protein MSEYLVLISCIGFLLFLIPNRYRWYAGIVGWGAISLLLLVLLPDFLAINNFLYPTLGVLSVPFLYLTARRLLMRDETVGGLTRAAGIAFLIYAPFGFIQPLGDWLIGVVVNQLVWLLHLLNYPVELIAWNMLMGGSIPGSDLGFRLEIILGCTGIQSIAIMLGVAMMVPTTLRQKVLAFLIIAPVIYVLNLFRNAYVFMAYTGQWYPWFPDLVGNGNYGYESFFWAHNVFCELLALGILIAIAYGLFRIIPDLAVMAERLVTIYIGDIRQVFLRDR from the coding sequence ATGAGCGAATATCTGGTTCTCATCTCATGCATCGGATTTCTTCTCTTCCTGATTCCAAACCGGTATCGCTGGTACGCAGGGATCGTCGGATGGGGAGCGATATCACTCCTCCTCCTCGTCTTATTGCCGGACTTCCTTGCAATCAATAACTTCCTCTACCCGACACTCGGAGTACTCTCGGTTCCGTTCCTGTACCTGACGGCACGCCGCCTCCTGATGCGGGATGAGACGGTCGGCGGACTGACGAGAGCGGCAGGTATTGCTTTTCTCATCTATGCGCCATTTGGGTTCATCCAGCCCCTGGGGGACTGGCTCATCGGAGTTGTGGTCAATCAGCTTGTCTGGCTGTTGCATCTTCTGAACTATCCTGTTGAGCTGATTGCCTGGAATATGCTGATGGGGGGATCTATTCCGGGCAGTGATTTGGGATTCCGCCTTGAGATCATCCTCGGCTGCACCGGCATCCAGAGTATCGCAATCATGCTCGGAGTTGCCATGATGGTACCCACAACCCTCCGGCAGAAGGTACTCGCCTTCCTCATCATCGCACCGGTTATCTACGTCCTCAACCTCTTCAGGAACGCCTATGTCTTTATGGCATATACCGGCCAGTGGTATCCGTGGTTCCCTGATCTCGTCGGTAACGGCAATTACGGATATGAAAGCTTCTTCTGGGCACACAATGTCTTCTGTGAGCTCCTGGCACTGGGGATCCTCATCGCCATCGCATACGGACTCTTCCGTATTATTCCGGATCTTGCAGTGATGGCAGAGCGGCTGGTGACCATCTATATCGGGGATATCAGGCAAGTCTTCCTGAGAGATAGATGA
- a CDS encoding transcription factor S, translating into MRFCPECKSVMIARSGRMHCRRCDYSEEITDSESLKMTSVRTEKEITIVDDEEKMATLPTCAVKCPNCEHNLAFWWLRQLRSADESEVRFFRCVECSHTWREYD; encoded by the coding sequence ATGCGGTTTTGTCCAGAATGTAAGAGTGTTATGATTGCACGATCCGGAAGGATGCATTGCAGGCGATGTGACTACTCTGAAGAGATCACCGATTCGGAATCACTCAAAATGACCAGTGTCCGGACAGAGAAAGAGATCACTATCGTCGATGATGAAGAGAAGATGGCAACACTTCCGACATGCGCGGTAAAATGTCCCAATTGTGAGCATAACCTTGCCTTCTGGTGGCTTCGGCAGCTTCGATCCGCAGATGAGAGCGAAGTCCGTTTCTTCAGATGCGTGGAATGCAGCCATACATGGCGCGAATATGACTAA